A genomic region of Rhipicephalus sanguineus isolate Rsan-2018 chromosome 3, BIME_Rsan_1.4, whole genome shotgun sequence contains the following coding sequences:
- the LOC119388033 gene encoding serine/arginine repetitive matrix protein 1 isoform X4 — MAKLHREGCAPETVARDEHKSEDDSEEEMVAEDGPQKGPPPADSRGDDPEYAKRLKKEKKKLKKERKKKKRLKREKRKLKRMAAKTGSNSSSHNQAGSGGGGGQSSESASSGDSGSASDNSPVRPQSPPSPQQGAGDGPPPANGLPRQPITGIQSRLVKLAMADYPLSPVRPRSPSPSDRKRRTPPAGYRSPSFQRRSPSPRQARPRSPRRTPSSPRRRSPSPRKRSPRRSRSPRRRSPSPRRRSPSLRRRRSPSPRRRSPSLRRRSPSPRRRSPSPRRRSPSPRRRSPSPRRRSPSPRRRSPSPRRRSPSPRRRSPSPRRRSPSPRRHSPSPRRHSPTPRRHSPSPRRRSPSPKHSPSPRRHSPSPRGRSLSPKRHSPSPRRVSPSRQSASPPQRSASPHQRSVSPPPPRRASHSPSIQRSVSPRPRSPSPQHSSSSPRHPSPSPPLRRSPSPRRRSPSPLLRRSLSPRRSPSPRRRSPSPRRRSPSPRRRSPSPRRRSPSPRRRSPSPRRRSPSPRRRSPSLRRRSPSPRRRSPSLRRRSPSPRRRSPSPRRRSPSPLRRRSPSPLRRRSRSPRRKSRSPRRRSRSPRRRGSRGRRSRSVKRRLSRSPARKRSRSRRRSRSPRRRSPRHSRSRSRSRRPSPRGRRSVSRHRGRRSRSRDRHRR, encoded by the exons AGAAGAAGAAATTAAAGAAGGAGCGCAAGAAGAAGAAGCGCCTCAAGAGGGAAAAGCGGAAGCTGAAGCGCATGGCTGCCAAGActggcagcaacagcagcagccacaACCAGGCAGGatctgggggagggggaggccaGTCGTCGGAGTCGGCGAGCTCTGGAGACTCGGGCAGTGCATCTGACAACAGCCCAGTGCGGCCTCAGTCACCCCCATCGCCTCAGCAGGGTGCTGGAGATGGTCCCCCACCAGCCAATGGTCTGCCACGCCAACCCATCACAGGCATCCAGAGTCGGCTGGTCAAGCTCGCTATGGCCGACTACCCACTGAGTCCTGTTCGGCCCCGCTCACCAAGCCCTTCAGACCGGAAGCGGCGCACACCACCAGCAGGCTATCGATCACCCTCCTTCCAAAG GAGATCACCATCGCCCCGGCAGGCTCGTCCGCGAAGCCCGCGCAGAACCCCGAGCTCGCCGCGTAGGCGATCACCAAGTCCTCGCAAACGTTCACCAAGGCGATCACGCAGTCCACGTCGCCGTTCTCCCAGTCCCAGGCGCCGGTCACCCAGTTTGAGAAGACGTCGTTCGCCAAGCCCCAGGCGTCGCTCACCCAGTCTCAGACGCCGTTCTCCCAGTCCCAGGCGCCGTTCTCCCAGTCCCAGGCGCCGTTCCCCAAGTCCTAGGCGCCGTTCCCCAAGTCCTAGGCGCCGTTCCCCAAGTCCCAGGCGCCGTTCCCCAAGTCCCAGGCGTCGTTCTCCAAGTCCCAGACGTCGTTCTCCAAGTCCCAGGCGCCGTTCACCATCTCCAAGGCGCCACTCTCCAAGTCCAAGACGCCATTCGCCAACTCCCCGGCGTCATTCGCCCAGTCCCAGGCGGCGCTCTCCCAGCCCAAAACATTCACCGAGTCCCAGGCGTCATTCACCCAGCCCAAGGGGTCGATCACTGAGTCCTAAGAGGCATTCACCCAGTCCGCGAAGGGTATCGCCCTCCAGGCAGTCAGCCAGTCCGCCGCAGCGATCGGCAAGCCCTCACCAACGGTCTGTCTCCCCACCACCTCCTCGCCGTGCTTCCCATAGCCCAAGCATTCAGCGCTCCGTTAGTCCACGACCACGGTCTCCGAGTCCGCAGCACAGTTCATCTAGCCCTCGTCACCCCTCACCAAGCCCTCCCCTCCGCCGATCCCCAAGCCCGCGACGAAGGTCACCCAGCCCTCTGCTTCGCCGATCCCTGAGCCCACGAAGGTCTCCTAGCCCACGACGTCGTAGCCCGAGCCCGCGTCGTCGTAGCCCGAGTCCGCGTCGTCGTAGCCCGAGTCCGCGCCGACGTAGCCCGAGTCCGCGTCGTCGTAGTCCAAGTCCGCGTCGTCGTAGTCCGAGTCCACGTCGTCGTAGCCCGAGTCTGCGTCGACGTAGCCCGAGTCCGCGTCGTCGAAGTCCAAGTCTGCGCCGTCGAAGCCCCAGCCCTCGACGACGTAGCCCGAGCCCGCGGCGTCGCAGTCCCAGCCCACTGCGGCGCCGTTCTCCCAGCCCTCTGCGACGCCGGTCACGCAGTCCCCGAAGGAAATCCCGCAGTCCACGTCGACGGTCCCGTAGCCCAAGGCGACGTGGCAGCCGTGGTCGTCGCTCACGGAGCGTGAAGCGCCGCCTGTCACGCAGCCCAGCCCGCAAGAGGAGTCGCTCTCGTCGCCGCTCACGGTCGCCTCGCCGTCGCAGCCCCCGGCACTCTCGAAGCAGGAGCCGCTCTCGGCGTCCCTCGCCACGAGGCAGAAGGTCGGTGAGCAGGCACCGTGGTCGCCGCTCGCGCAGCCGTGATCGGCACCGTCGCTGA